A window of Ferrimicrobium sp. genomic DNA:
TGCCAGTCTATGAGCGGCGACGACCTCCAGGGAGTCAAAGTCCACCATCAGCACCTCGATCGGGATGCGACCACCTGCCGCCTCGAAACACGTCGCTGCCGCCAACTCTGTCAGGGCCATGAGGGGTCGCAGGTCGCCCTCGCGTTGGCAGCACTCGTAGAAGTGTCGCGCGGTAGCGGTCGCCGTGGCGGCAGTGATCAGCGCCTCGCTGGCTCCGGCATCCCGGGCAACCGCTTCGAGCAACTTGGTATCGACGTTTGCGCGATGAAAATGGGTCATGAGCAGACCCTGGGCAAGTTTGGCGACCTTGCCAGCCATGCCTACCCAGGTGATGCGCTCAGGGTGATGGGAGGCTGCTCGCTTGACGGCGACACCGGTATAGTCACCCACTTCGACGATGGCGACGGGGTCGAGTTGAGGGAAGATTCTGCCCGCTGCGCTCTCCGTTCGAGAACCGGTTACGAGCACGATGTGGGATTGTCCATTCGCTGTAGCCACGTCGATCTGTTGGACGATGCTTGCTCGATAGGCGGCGGTCGAGAAGGGTTTGACGATACCGGTCGTGCCGAGGATCGAGATCCCACCGAGAATACCAAGGCGATCGTTGGTGGTGGCCAGTGCCATCTCTTGGCCGCCGGGTACTGAGATGATGACCTCGATGCCATGTTCGGTCACCGAGCGAACCGCTTCGGTGATCATGCGACGCGGAACGGGGTTGATCGCTGGGCCGCCGACAGGAAGGCCGAGTCCGTCTTTGGTGACGATACCTACCCCTGGCCCACCCTGGATGAGGACCTCATCTCCGTCGATTAGTCGCACCGAAGCGGTGATGTGGGCACCGTCCGTACAGTCCGGGTCGTCCCCTGCATCTTTGATCACTACGGCTCTACCAGCTTCATCGACTTCGACGTCAAAGGTGACGAGTTGGCCCTTGGGCAGACGAATCTCTACGGAAGAGGGTATCTGACCCGTGAGGGAACCGACCGTCGCCGCCTTCGCTGCCGCCGCAGCACAGGACCCCGTCGTGAAGCCCGAACGCAGCCGTTCGGTCAAGTCAACGCACCGACCGATTGGCTCGTCGCTTCGCTCGCCCAGCGGTGGTCCCTGGGTTCGATCGCGAGCGGAAACGGTGGGAGAAGGCAGGAGAATAAAGGTGCGATCGGCGAATGTTGGTGGTGGTGAGGACGTCGCCTACGAGCAGAAGGAGCGTCCTCTTGGCCCCCAACTCGGTGACCGTCGCGACGAGATCACCGATGGTGGTCATCGCAACCTGTTCGTCGGGCCAGGTGGCGCGCACGATGACTGCAACGGGGGTAGCAGGGCTGAACTTCGATCCTTTGGCGAGCAGCTCTTCGGCGACGCGCTCAGGGTGGGCTCCGGAGAGCAGTACAGCGATCGTCCCACCGAGCTGTGCATAGCCAGCGAGCGATTCGCTCGCTGGCATGGAGGCTGATGTCCGTCGAGCGACTCGTGTCGTCACGACGGATTGTGAAATCTCAGGGATCGTCAGTTCTCGGCCGACCGCGGCTGCTGCTGCCGAGATCGAGGTGACACCGGGAACGATTTCGAAGGGTCGCTCATGGTGTTCACACCAGCTGATCTGCTCCTGGATCGCGCCGTAGATCGATGGATCACCCGAATGGAGACGGACGATGCGCGCATCTGGGTGCTGCTCGAACACGAGCAACACGTCCTCAAGGGTCATCTCTGCTGAATCCATACAGATTGCCTCGCTGCTGGCCCACGCTAACATCTCCTCTGGAATCAGCGACGAAGCCCAGATGATGATGTCTGCCTCGCGCAGTCGCGCTTGACCGCGAAGAGTAATGAGATCCGGCGCGCCTGGACCCGCCCCAACAAAGCTGATGAACTCCATTACCTCATCCTACTCGTAGGGCCGACCTATCGATGAGAGCGATGGTCAGCGTGATTGGCGTTGGTGCTGTGCTGCAACGGTAACGAGTTGAGCGGCAAGCCCCTCGTTGGCACCGAGATGCCAGTGGAGGTAGCTTGAGAGCAATGCAGAGCGCCGGTAACCAGCTTGCCACTGTGCGCGTGCAGTAGTGAGTGTCAACCCCGTACCTTCGGGCGTTGAGGTAGCGTAGTGAAATTCGTGGGCCGGCAGTTGGTCGCCCTTGGTGAAGAGGAGCGTGTCTAACGCGTTCGCGCGCACCAGGCGATAACCCAGGGTCAGGCGAGGGGAGATGGTTGAGGAAAAGGGTAGGATTCCCGCCATTTTGCTGTCTTCAAGCCGAGTCCCGAGTACGAGGTGCCCGCCGCACTCGGCGATGAGTGGTCGATGTGCGGATGCTGCTTGGCGCAGGGCGCCCAAGAACGGTTCGTTTGCGGCTAGCTCTTCTCGGTAGTTCTCTGGATACCCACCATGGAGCCAGATGAGTCCTGCTTCCTCGGGAATCGACGCAAAGCGTGGGTCAAAACCGACGATATCAGCTCCAGCTTCTCGAAGGCGCTCAAGATTCTCTGGGTAGATAAAACTGGCGGCTGGACCCTCTGAGTAGGCGATGACGGGGCGCGGCGATGGCGAATCCTGCGCTTGGAAGAGGTTGTTGGAAGGACTAGGAGCCGGGGGAGGGATGATCGGTGCCGCGAGGTGAACGATCCGTTCGAGGTCGAGAAAGCCTTTGATCGCCTCACCAAGAGTGTCGATCCATCCGCGAGTGCTCTCGGGTGCCTCCTCGGCGGTTAGCAGTCCGAGATGGCGAGCCCGTCGTGTGGGAAGGCCGCCGTGAGGGATGACGCCGAGCACTTCGATGCCCCGAAGAGCCATGGCCTCGCGGACAAACGCCTCGTGCGTGGCGCTCTTGGTGTGGTTGAGGATGACGCCAGCGACGCGGACATCGGGATCGAATGAGCGATAGCCATGTGCGATAGCTGCGACGGATTGCGAAAGATGCGCACAATCGATGATCAGTAGGACTGGCAGAGCGGTTTGCTTGGCGACTTGAGCGGTAGAGCCAAGCGGTGAGGGCTCGGAACTCTGGTGTTGCGTGGGGAGGTCGGTTCCATCGAAGAGCCCCATCACCCCTTCGACGAGCACGAGGTCCACATGGCGCGCGGCTCTTGCGAGACTCGCCATGACCCCAGCTGCTCCGGTGAGCACAGGATCGAGGTTATAACTTGGGCGCGCGATCGCCAACGCGTGGAGATGAGGATCGATATAGTCGGGACCAACCTTGGCGGCACCGACGCGCGTCCGTTCACCCAGGGCAGCTAGGAGGCCAAGCGTGATCGAGGTCTTGCCGACTCCGGAGGCGGTACCAGCGATGATGATCCCACGGGTGCTCAGTACTCAATCCCTTTCTTGGCCTTGATCCCCTGATCGTAGGCGTGCTTGATCTTTCGCATCTCGGTGACCGTGTCGGCGACGGCGATCAAACCCTCCGTTGCACCACGACCGGTGATGACGATGTTGGTGCGAGCTGGCCGGTTCTGCAGGGTTGCAAGCACGGGAGCCTCCTCGATCCATCCATAGGTGATGGCGTAGGTGAGTTCATCGAGAATAATCAGGTCATAGGCGTTCGCGTCGATCTTGGTTTTGGCGAGCTGCCATGCTTGCTTGCCAAGCTCGGCGGTAGTGACTAAATCATCGGACTCCCAGGTGAAGCCGTCGCCGAGGGTGTGAAACTCGATTCCTAGCTGATCGGCGAGCTTTCGCTCTCCAGTCTTCCACTTGCCGCCCTTGACAAACTGGATCACAACGACGTTCCAGCCCCGGGCCCAGCCCCGGCTCATGACTCCGAAGGCGGCCGACGACTTGCCTTTGCCCTCTCCAGTGTTGACTAAGAGGCGTGAGCTTCGTTCCATAGCTCCACAGCCTAGGTCAGATGCACGCACCTAGGTTCTGTTGGCTAGTGATTCACCCCGTCGATGCAACGACGAAGGAGCCCGCCGTTCACCGGACCGTTCCACTGACCTCTCCCAGCTGCAGGCGACCGCCATTCGGAGAAGGTGCACTCGCTCGGATCACGACCGTGTCTCCATCCTCGAGGAAGCTACGGTGGGTTCCGTCGCTGAGGGTGAGCGGATTGGTGCCGGCGTCGGTGAGTTCGATCAGAGAGCCGAACTGATCGCGAGCTGGACCAGAGACGGTTCCCGAGGCAAAAAGGTCGCCAACGCGCACATCGGCCCCATTGATGGTTTGGTGGGCGAGTTGTTGGCCAGGTGTCCAGTAGGTGCTGGCGAATGGTGGGCGAGAAAGGACTGACCCGTTGAGTTCGATCGCAAGATCGAGAGCAAGATTCCACGGGTCGTTATCGATGAGATACGGTGCGGGTTTCGGATCCTGTGCGGTCGGCGTGGTG
This region includes:
- a CDS encoding cobalt-precorrin-5B (C(1))-methyltransferase, which encodes MTERLRSGFTTGSCAAAAAKAATVGSLTGQIPSSVEIRLPKGQLVTFDVEVDEAGRAVVIKDAGDDPDCTDGAHITASVRLIDGDEVLIQGGPGVGIVTKDGLGLPVGGPAINPVPRRMITEAVRSVTEHGIEVIISVPGGQEMALATTNDRLGILGGISILGTTGIVKPFSTAAYRASIVQQIDVATANGQSHIVLVTGSRTESAAGRIFPQLDPVAIVEVGDYTGVAVKRAASHHPERITWVGMAGKVAKLAQGLLMTHFHRANVDTKLLEAVARDAGASEALITAATATATARHFYECCQREGDLRPLMALTELAAATCFEAAGGRIPIEVLMVDFDSLEVVAAHRLAP
- the cobM gene encoding precorrin-4 C(11)-methyltransferase yields the protein MEFISFVGAGPGAPDLITLRGQARLREADIIIWASSLIPEEMLAWASSEAICMDSAEMTLEDVLLVFEQHPDARIVRLHSGDPSIYGAIQEQISWCEHHERPFEIVPGVTSISAAAAAVGRELTIPEISQSVVTTRVARRTSASMPASESLAGYAQLGGTIAVLLSGAHPERVAEELLAKGSKFSPATPVAVIVRATWPDEQVAMTTIGDLVATVTELGAKRTLLLLVGDVLTTTNIRRSHLYSPAFSHRFRSRSNPGTTAGRAKRRANRSVR
- the cobO gene encoding cob(I)yrinic acid a,c-diamide adenosyltransferase; the protein is MERSSRLLVNTGEGKGKSSAAFGVMSRGWARGWNVVVIQFVKGGKWKTGERKLADQLGIEFHTLGDGFTWESDDLVTTAELGKQAWQLAKTKIDANAYDLIILDELTYAITYGWIEEAPVLATLQNRPARTNIVITGRGATEGLIAVADTVTEMRKIKHAYDQGIKAKKGIEY
- a CDS encoding cobyrinate a,c-diamide synthase; protein product: MSTRGIIIAGTASGVGKTSITLGLLAALGERTRVGAAKVGPDYIDPHLHALAIARPSYNLDPVLTGAAGVMASLARAARHVDLVLVEGVMGLFDGTDLPTQHQSSEPSPLGSTAQVAKQTALPVLLIIDCAHLSQSVAAIAHGYRSFDPDVRVAGVILNHTKSATHEAFVREAMALRGIEVLGVIPHGGLPTRRARHLGLLTAEEAPESTRGWIDTLGEAIKGFLDLERIVHLAAPIIPPPAPSPSNNLFQAQDSPSPRPVIAYSEGPAASFIYPENLERLREAGADIVGFDPRFASIPEEAGLIWLHGGYPENYREELAANEPFLGALRQAASAHRPLIAECGGHLVLGTRLEDSKMAGILPFSSTISPRLTLGYRLVRANALDTLLFTKGDQLPAHEFHYATSTPEGTGLTLTTARAQWQAGYRRSALLSSYLHWHLGANEGLAAQLVTVAAQHQRQSR